The proteins below come from a single Anguilla rostrata isolate EN2019 chromosome 3, ASM1855537v3, whole genome shotgun sequence genomic window:
- the LOC135251265 gene encoding ras-related protein Rab-11B-like isoform X1: MGNRDDDYDFLFKVVLIGDSGVGKSNLLSRFTRNEFNLESKSTIGVEFATRSIQVDGKTVKAQIWDTAGQERYRAITSAYYRGAVGALLVYDIAKHLTYENVERWLKELRDHADSNIVIMLVGNKSDLRHLRAVPTDEARAFAEKNTLSFIETSALDSTNVEEAFKNILTEIYRIVSQKQMADRSAHDESPGNNVVDISVPPTTDGQRGNKLQCCQNL; encoded by the exons aTGGGGAACAGAGATGATGACTACGATTTCTTGTTCAAAG TGGTGCTGATTGGAGACTCTGGCGTGGGGAAGAGTAACCTGCTGTCGCGTTTTACGCGGAACGAGTTTAACCTGGAGAGCAAGAGCACCATCGGCGTGGAGTTCGCCACACGCAGCATCCAGGTGGACGGGAAGACCGTAAAGGCCCAGATCTGGGACACAGCGGGACAGGAGCGCTACAGAGCCATCACCTCcgc GTACTAccggggggcggtgggggcgcTGCTGGTGTATGACATCGCCAAGCACCTGACCTATGAGAACGTGGAGCGCTGGCTGAAGGAGCTGCGGGATCACGCTGACAGCAACATCGTCATCATGCTGGTGGGCAACAAGAGCGACCTGCGCCACCTGAGGGCAGTGCCCACCGACGAGGCACGCGCCTTCGCAG AGAAGAACACCCTGTCGTTCATAGAAACGTCAGCCTTGGACTCCACCAATGTAGAGGAGGCTTTCAAGAACATCCTCACAG agaTCTACCGCATCGTGTCACAGAAGCAGATGGCCGACCGCTCGGCGCACGACGAGTCTCCCGGCAACAACGTGGTGGACATCAGCGTTCCCCCAACCACCGACGGCCAGAGGGGCAACAAACTACAGTGCTGTCAGAacctgtga
- the LOC135251265 gene encoding ras-related protein Rab-11B-like isoform X2, with product MAVVLIGDSGVGKSNLLSRFTRNEFNLESKSTIGVEFATRSIQVDGKTVKAQIWDTAGQERYRAITSAYYRGAVGALLVYDIAKHLTYENVERWLKELRDHADSNIVIMLVGNKSDLRHLRAVPTDEARAFAEKNTLSFIETSALDSTNVEEAFKNILTEIYRIVSQKQMADRSAHDESPGNNVVDISVPPTTDGQRGNKLQCCQNL from the exons ATGGCTG TGGTGCTGATTGGAGACTCTGGCGTGGGGAAGAGTAACCTGCTGTCGCGTTTTACGCGGAACGAGTTTAACCTGGAGAGCAAGAGCACCATCGGCGTGGAGTTCGCCACACGCAGCATCCAGGTGGACGGGAAGACCGTAAAGGCCCAGATCTGGGACACAGCGGGACAGGAGCGCTACAGAGCCATCACCTCcgc GTACTAccggggggcggtgggggcgcTGCTGGTGTATGACATCGCCAAGCACCTGACCTATGAGAACGTGGAGCGCTGGCTGAAGGAGCTGCGGGATCACGCTGACAGCAACATCGTCATCATGCTGGTGGGCAACAAGAGCGACCTGCGCCACCTGAGGGCAGTGCCCACCGACGAGGCACGCGCCTTCGCAG AGAAGAACACCCTGTCGTTCATAGAAACGTCAGCCTTGGACTCCACCAATGTAGAGGAGGCTTTCAAGAACATCCTCACAG agaTCTACCGCATCGTGTCACAGAAGCAGATGGCCGACCGCTCGGCGCACGACGAGTCTCCCGGCAACAACGTGGTGGACATCAGCGTTCCCCCAACCACCGACGGCCAGAGGGGCAACAAACTACAGTGCTGTCAGAacctgtga